In one Betta splendens chromosome 14, fBetSpl5.4, whole genome shotgun sequence genomic region, the following are encoded:
- the LOC114869401 gene encoding cytokine receptor common subunit gamma-like isoform X2 has translation MSCDTYLPENGRTIGCKQPCDNASSQRFSTFFTKLVYGNQTVEAKHDLRNRVLLHPPVNLTIQKESDSNVWLYWNQTMRGCVESEVCSRINDNKWETSKISTGMQSFCINLPNSKYRYELKVRSKFGSSCGESIFWSNWSEPVVWGSNNSTDTSQASSMSVLTPVLYVVGAITLIILVLMLLHCERLRVILIPVVPKPSLIDQDMENWLQSSKGLNSESFKANYNERACTVREYCQVTQFDSESSDGSACSVTTFQTDCSVSIPANKPEDLSPPSSSSTSTVTV, from the exons ATGAGCTGCGACACTTATTTGCCAGAAAACGGTAGGACAATCGGATGTAAACAGCCGTGTGACAATGCCTCGAGCCAGAGGTTCTCTACATTTTTCACCAAACTGGTTTACGGCAATCAGACTGTTGAGGCGAAACATGATCTGAGAAACAGAG TCCTGTTACATCCACCAGTGAATCTGACTATACAGAAAGAATCAGACTCTAACGTGTGGTTGTACTGGAACCAGACTATGAGAGGTTGTGTGGAAAGTGAGGTTTGCTCAAGGATCAATGATAACAAGTGGGAG ACCTCCAAAATCAGCACAGGAATGCAGAGTTTCTGCATCAACTTACCCAACAGCAAATACCGATATGAGCTGAAGGTACGCAGCAAATTTGGAAGCAGCTGTGGAGAGTCGATATTCTGGAGCAATTGGAGCGAGCCCGTTGTCTGGGGGTCCAACAACAGCACAG ACACTAGTCAGGCCAGCTCAATGTCCGTTTTGACTCCAGTGCTGTATGTGGTGGGTGCTATCACGCTCATCATACTGGTCCTGATGTTGCTGCACTGTGAAAG GCTCAGAGTCATCCTCATCCCTGTGGTGCCCAAGCCTTCCCTGATCGACCAGGACATGGAG AACTGGCTTCAGTCCTCCAAAGGCCTGAATTCCGAGAGCTTCAAGGCGAACTACAACGAGCGCGCCTGTACCGTCCGCGAGTACTGCCAAGTCACGCAGTTCGACAGCGAGAGCTCCGACGGCTCCGCCTGCTCCGTCACCACGTTCCAAACCGACTGCTCCGTCTCCATCCCAGCCAACAAACCAGAGGACCTGTCTCCCCCCAGCTCCTCGTCCACCTCCACAGTCACCGTGTAA
- the snx12 gene encoding sorting nexin-12 isoform X2 translates to MSEPAVADTRRLNSKPQDLTDAYGPPSNFLEIDVYDPQIVGVGRNRYTTYEVRMKTNLPIFKLKDSCVRRRYSDFEWLKNELERDSKIVVPPLPGKALKRQLPFRGDEGLFEESFLEERRAGLEQFINRIAGHPLAQNERCLHMFLQEESIDRNYIPGKVRH, encoded by the exons ATGTCAGAGCCTGCGGTGGCCGACACTCGCCGGTTGAATTCCAAGCCCCAGGACCTGACGGATGCTTACGGTCCCCCCAGCAATTTTCTGGAAATAGACGTTTATGACCCACAAATCGTTGGAGTTGGTCGGAACCGTTACACAACTTACGAAGTTCGCATGAAG ACCAACCTTCCCATTTTCAAACTGAAGGATTCGTGTGTGAGAAGACGATACAGTGACTTTGAGTGGTTAAAGAATGAGCTGGAAAGAGACAGTAAG ATTGTAGTACCACCTCTACCGGGCAAAGCCCTGAAGAGACAGCTGCCGTTCCGCGGAGATGAGGGTCTTTTTGAGGAGTCTTTCcttgaggagaggagagcgggCTTGGAGCAGTTTATCAACAG AATTGCAGGTCACCCCTTGGCCCAGAATGAGCGCTGTCTTCACATGTTTCTGCAAGAGGAAAGCATCGACCGCAACTACATTCCCGGAAAAGTACGACACTAG
- the LOC114869549 gene encoding four and a half LIM domains protein 1-like — protein sequence MADASHCFYCRDDLGGKRFVRSEGRPVCVRCHTKFCANACAECRRPISVETKELSHKGRYWHEECFRCAKCYKPLAKEPFSTKDERILCGKCCSREDAPRCHGCYKPILAGTESVEYKGNSWHDECFTCCDCKRSIGSQSFLSKGTDVYCSPCHDKKFAKHCVSCKKPITSGGVNYQEQPWHGHCFVCSTCSKPLAGSSFTNHQDQVFCVSCYKNCVAKKCSGCQNPITGFGKGVNVVNYEGSSWHEYCFNCKRCSLSLSNKPFVAKGRDILCTDCGNKQ from the exons ATGGCCGACGCCTCGCACTGCTTCTACTGCCGCGACGACCTGGGGGGGAAGAGGTTCGTCCGCAGCGAGGGGAGGCCGGTGTGCGTCCGCTGCCACACCAAGTTCTGCGCCAACGCCTGCGCCGAGTGCCGTCGGCCCATCTCTGTGGAAACGAAG GAGCTCAGCCATAAGGGCCGCTACTGGCACGAGGAGTGTTTCCGCTGTGCCAAATGTTACAAGCCTCTGGCCAAGGAGCCCTTCAGCACCAAGGACGAGCGCATCCTGTGTGGAAAGTGCTGCTCCAGAGAAGATGCCCCGCGCTGCCACGGCTGCTACAAGCCCATACTGGCCG GTACAGAGAGTGTGGAGTACAAGGGCAACTCGTGGCACGACGAGTGCTTCACGTGCTGCGACTGCAAGCGTTCGATAGGGAGCCAGAGTTTCCTCTCCAAAGGGACGGATGTTTACTGCAGCCCCTGCCACGACAAGAAGTTCGCCAAGCACTGCGTCAGCTGCAAAAAG CCCATAACCTCCGGTGGGGTCAACTACCAGGAGCAGCCCTGGCACGGCCACTGCTTCGTGTGCAGCACCTGCTCCAAGCCTCTGGCCGGGTCCAGCTTCACCAACCACCAGGACCAGGTCTTCTGCGTCAGCTGCTACAAGAACTGTGTGGCCAAGAAGTGCAGCGGCTGCCAAAACCCCATCACAG GCTTCGGGAAAGGCGTGAACGTCGTGAACTACGAGGGCAGCTCCTGGCACGAATACTGCTTCAACTGCAAGAGATGCTCCCTCAGTCTGTCCAACAAGCCTTTCGTGGCCAAAGGCAGAGACATCCTCTGCACCGACTGCGGCAACAAGCAGTGA
- the snx12 gene encoding sorting nexin-12 isoform X3, producing the protein MSEPAVADTRRLNSKPQDLTDAYGPPSNFLEIDVYDPQIVGVGRNRYTTYEVRMKTNLPIFKLKDSCVRRRYSDFEWLKNELERDSKIVVPPLPGKALKRQLPFRGDEGLFEESFLEERRAGLEQFINRIAGHPLAQNERCLHMFLQEESIDRNYIPGKV; encoded by the exons ATGTCAGAGCCTGCGGTGGCCGACACTCGCCGGTTGAATTCCAAGCCCCAGGACCTGACGGATGCTTACGGTCCCCCCAGCAATTTTCTGGAAATAGACGTTTATGACCCACAAATCGTTGGAGTTGGTCGGAACCGTTACACAACTTACGAAGTTCGCATGAAG ACCAACCTTCCCATTTTCAAACTGAAGGATTCGTGTGTGAGAAGACGATACAGTGACTTTGAGTGGTTAAAGAATGAGCTGGAAAGAGACAGTAAG ATTGTAGTACCACCTCTACCGGGCAAAGCCCTGAAGAGACAGCTGCCGTTCCGCGGAGATGAGGGTCTTTTTGAGGAGTCTTTCcttgaggagaggagagcgggCTTGGAGCAGTTTATCAACAG AATTGCAGGTCACCCCTTGGCCCAGAATGAGCGCTGTCTTCACATGTTTCTGCAAGAGGAAAGCATCGACCGCAACTACATTCCCGGAAAA gTATGA
- the LOC114869400 gene encoding sodium/hydrogen exchanger 6-like isoform X1 gives MGFTRESFAGVKPSTSLLSLPCLVTVLLVGSRGGSSAMDNAATEMMAEQSHRQDSASLLIFILLLTLTILTIWLFKHKRFRFLHETGLAMIYGLLVGVILRFGVHVPQSMTDVMLSCAVNASPATLLVNVSGRFYEYTLKGEVSQGKGHQVQDDEMLRKVTFDPEVFFNILLPPIIFHAGYSLKRRHFFRNIGSILAYAFMGTVISCFIIGLIMYGCVSFIKLVGQLGEDFYFTDCLFFGAIISATDPVTVLAIFNELKVDVDLYALLFGESVLNDAVAIVLSSVLLRLEKQIREGAGALRFPGHDGGTKEWQGENQTVTPTNGSIVAYRPAGDNSHSFEAMAMLKSFGVFLGVFSGSLALGVATGVVTALVTKFTKLRDFSLLETALFFLMSWSTFLLAEACGFTGVVAVLFCGITQAHYTYNNLSPESQDRTKQLFELLNFLAENFIFSYMGLTLFSFQSHVFNPLFIIGAFVAVFLGRAANIYPLSFLLNLGRKNKIGANLQHVMMFAGLRGAMAFALAIRDTETYARRMMFSTTLLIVFFTVWVCGGGTTPMLSFMSIPVGVDSDQEASSSAVTGGTQQRNTKHESAWPFRIWYNFDHNYLKPLLTHSGPPLTATLPSCCGPLARCLTSPQAYENEGQLHDDDSDFILNDANVSSMFADVTVSTDASGSHTINRKCSSTNSTGGGASEEALDHELSLTEHEVAIRGTRLVLPMDDPVEPPTTVTLPPPPSPPRSDPRRHRL, from the exons ATGGGCTTCACACGGGAAAGCTTTGCCGGTGTCAAACCGTCGACATCGCTGCTGTCGCTGCCTTGTCTGGTGACGGTTCTTCTCGTCGGGAGCCGAGGCGGTAGCAGCGCGATGGACAACGCGGCCACTGAGATGATGGCTGAGCAGAGCCACCGACAGGACAGCGCCAGTCTGCTCATATTCATACTGCTGCTAACACTCACCATTCTGACCATATGGCTGTTCAAACACAAGCGATTCAGGTTCCTGCACGAAACTGGACTCGCCATGATTTATG GTCTGTTGGTGGGGGTGATTCTGCGGTTTGGTGTCCACGTGCCCCAGAGCATGACGGATGTGATGCTGAGCTGTGCTGTGAATGCCAGCCCTGCTACTCTGCTGGTCAACGTCAGCGGCCGATTCTACGAGTACACTCTGAAGGGTGAAGTCAGCCAGGGCAAAGGTCACCAAGTGCAGGACGACGAGATGCTGAGAAAG GTGACATTTGACCCAGAAGTGTTTTTTAACATTCTGCTGCCTCCTATAATCTTCCACGCTGGTTACAGTTTGAAAAGG AGACATTTTTTCAGAAACATCGGCTCCATTCTGGCTTACGCTTTCATGGGAACAGTCATTTCTTGCTTTATTATTGG GTTGATCATGTATGGCTGCGTGTCGTTCATTAAACTTGTTGGCCAGCTGGGAgaagatttttattttactgactGCCTTTTCTTTGGGGCCATCATTTCAGCAACAGACCCAG TGACCGTGTTGGCGATATTCAACGAATTGAAGGTTGATGTAGACCTTTATGCTTTACTCTTTGGGGAGAGCGTCCTCAATGATGCTGTGGCCATTGTTCTCTCCTC CGTTCTCCTCCGCTTGGAGAAACAGATTAGAGAAGGGGCTGGAGCTCTGCGCTTCCCAGGTCATGATGGTGGCACAAAGGAATGGCAGGGAGAAAACCAGACAGTAACTCCCACTAATGG TTCTATAGTTGCTTACCGGCCTGCAGGTGACAACAGCCACAGCTTTGAGGCCATGGCCATGTTGAAATCTTTCGGCGTCTTCTTGGGTGTCTTCAGTGGATCCTTGGCTCTCGGAGTAGCCACTGGAGTCGTGACTGCTCTC GTGACCAAGTTCACCAAGCTCAGGGACTTCTCCTTGCTGGAgactgctttgtttttcctcatgtCCTGGAGCACCTTCCTGTTGGCTGAGGCCTGCGGGTTCACGG GTGTGGTGGCGGTGCTGTTCTGTGGGATCACTCAGGCTCACTACACCTACAACAACCTCTCCCCTGAATCTCAGGACAGAACCAAACAG TTGTTTGAGCTCCTGAACTTCCTGGCAGAGAACTTCATCTTCTCCTACATGGGTCTCACGCTCTTCTCCTTCCAGTCACATGTTTTTAACCCTTTGTTCATTATTGGAGCCTTT GTGGCAGTGTTTCTGGGCAGAGCCGCAAACATCTACCCTTTGTCTTTCCTGCTCAACTTGGGCCGTAAAAACAAGATCGGAGCCAACTTGCAGCACGTCATGATGTTTGCAG GACTGCGAGGAGCGATGGCCTTTGCTCTTGCTATACGAGACACAGAGACTTACGCCCGTCGGATGATGTTCTCTACCACCCTCCTCATCGTCTTCTTCACTGTCTGGGTGTGTGGCGGGGGCACCACGCCCATGCTGTCCTTTATGAGTATACC GGTGGGAGTGGACTCTGACCAAGAAGCCTCT AGCTCAGCAGTTACGGGTGGGACACAGCAAAGAAACACCAAACATGAAAGCGCCTGGCCCTTCAGGATCTGGTACAACTTTGACCACAA CTACCTGAAACCCCTGCTGACCCACAGTGGCCCTCCTCTCACTGCTACGCTGCCTTCCTGTTGCGGGCCACTTGCACGATGCCTCACCAGCCCTCAGGCCTACGAG AATGAAGGTCAACTTCACGACGATGACTCTGACTTCATCCTGAACGATGCCAACGTGAGCTCCATGTTTGCCGACGTCACCGTCAGCACGGACGCGTCTGGGTCGCACACCATCAACCGCAAGTGTTCGTCCACCAACAgcaccggcggcggcgcgtccgAGGAGGCTCTGGATCACGAGCTCTCCCTGACGGAGCACGAAGTAGCAATCAGGGGCACGCGCCTGGTCCTACCCATGGACGACCCGGTGGAGCCCCCGACCACCGTCaccctgccgccgccgccttctCCGCCTCGCTCCGACCCTCGCAGGCACAGATTATAG
- the LOC114869401 gene encoding cytokine receptor common subunit gamma-like isoform X1, producing MMAATLFLLLFLTEHAFTKEPDVSCFVDHVKHIKCFWGDQGIPDVNYTFSSRFSNNKEFMSCDTYLPENGRTIGCKQPCDNASSQRFSTFFTKLVYGNQTVEAKHDLRNRVLLHPPVNLTIQKESDSNVWLYWNQTMRGCVESEVCSRINDNKWETSKISTGMQSFCINLPNSKYRYELKVRSKFGSSCGESIFWSNWSEPVVWGSNNSTDTSQASSMSVLTPVLYVVGAITLIILVLMLLHCERLRVILIPVVPKPSLIDQDMENWLQSSKGLNSESFKANYNERACTVREYCQVTQFDSESSDGSACSVTTFQTDCSVSIPANKPEDLSPPSSSSTSTVTV from the exons ATGATGGCAGCAACACTGTTTCTGCTTCTCTTTCTGACTGAACATGCGTTTACCAAAGAACCAG ATGTGAGCTGTTTTGTGGATCATGTGAAACATATTAAATGTTTCTGGGGTGACCAGGGGATTCCTGATGTCAACTACACATTCTCCAGCCG GTTCAGTAACAACAAAGAATTCATGAGCTGCGACACTTATTTGCCAGAAAACGGTAGGACAATCGGATGTAAACAGCCGTGTGACAATGCCTCGAGCCAGAGGTTCTCTACATTTTTCACCAAACTGGTTTACGGCAATCAGACTGTTGAGGCGAAACATGATCTGAGAAACAGAG TCCTGTTACATCCACCAGTGAATCTGACTATACAGAAAGAATCAGACTCTAACGTGTGGTTGTACTGGAACCAGACTATGAGAGGTTGTGTGGAAAGTGAGGTTTGCTCAAGGATCAATGATAACAAGTGGGAG ACCTCCAAAATCAGCACAGGAATGCAGAGTTTCTGCATCAACTTACCCAACAGCAAATACCGATATGAGCTGAAGGTACGCAGCAAATTTGGAAGCAGCTGTGGAGAGTCGATATTCTGGAGCAATTGGAGCGAGCCCGTTGTCTGGGGGTCCAACAACAGCACAG ACACTAGTCAGGCCAGCTCAATGTCCGTTTTGACTCCAGTGCTGTATGTGGTGGGTGCTATCACGCTCATCATACTGGTCCTGATGTTGCTGCACTGTGAAAG GCTCAGAGTCATCCTCATCCCTGTGGTGCCCAAGCCTTCCCTGATCGACCAGGACATGGAG AACTGGCTTCAGTCCTCCAAAGGCCTGAATTCCGAGAGCTTCAAGGCGAACTACAACGAGCGCGCCTGTACCGTCCGCGAGTACTGCCAAGTCACGCAGTTCGACAGCGAGAGCTCCGACGGCTCCGCCTGCTCCGTCACCACGTTCCAAACCGACTGCTCCGTCTCCATCCCAGCCAACAAACCAGAGGACCTGTCTCCCCCCAGCTCCTCGTCCACCTCCACAGTCACCGTGTAA
- the LOC114869400 gene encoding sodium/hydrogen exchanger 6-like isoform X2 produces MGFTRESFAGVKPSTSLLSLPCLVTVLLVGSRGGSSAMDNAATEMMAEQSHRQDSASLLIFILLLTLTILTIWLFKHKRFRFLHETGLAMIYGLLVGVILRFGVHVPQSMTDVMLSCAVNASPATLLVNVSGRFYEYTLKGEVSQGKGHQVQDDEMLRKVTFDPEVFFNILLPPIIFHAGYSLKRRHFFRNIGSILAYAFMGTVISCFIIGLIMYGCVSFIKLVGQLGEDFYFTDCLFFGAIISATDPVTVLAIFNELKVDVDLYALLFGESVLNDAVAIVLSSSIVAYRPAGDNSHSFEAMAMLKSFGVFLGVFSGSLALGVATGVVTALVTKFTKLRDFSLLETALFFLMSWSTFLLAEACGFTGVVAVLFCGITQAHYTYNNLSPESQDRTKQLFELLNFLAENFIFSYMGLTLFSFQSHVFNPLFIIGAFVAVFLGRAANIYPLSFLLNLGRKNKIGANLQHVMMFAGLRGAMAFALAIRDTETYARRMMFSTTLLIVFFTVWVCGGGTTPMLSFMSIPVGVDSDQEASSSAVTGGTQQRNTKHESAWPFRIWYNFDHNYLKPLLTHSGPPLTATLPSCCGPLARCLTSPQAYENEGQLHDDDSDFILNDANVSSMFADVTVSTDASGSHTINRKCSSTNSTGGGASEEALDHELSLTEHEVAIRGTRLVLPMDDPVEPPTTVTLPPPPSPPRSDPRRHRL; encoded by the exons ATGGGCTTCACACGGGAAAGCTTTGCCGGTGTCAAACCGTCGACATCGCTGCTGTCGCTGCCTTGTCTGGTGACGGTTCTTCTCGTCGGGAGCCGAGGCGGTAGCAGCGCGATGGACAACGCGGCCACTGAGATGATGGCTGAGCAGAGCCACCGACAGGACAGCGCCAGTCTGCTCATATTCATACTGCTGCTAACACTCACCATTCTGACCATATGGCTGTTCAAACACAAGCGATTCAGGTTCCTGCACGAAACTGGACTCGCCATGATTTATG GTCTGTTGGTGGGGGTGATTCTGCGGTTTGGTGTCCACGTGCCCCAGAGCATGACGGATGTGATGCTGAGCTGTGCTGTGAATGCCAGCCCTGCTACTCTGCTGGTCAACGTCAGCGGCCGATTCTACGAGTACACTCTGAAGGGTGAAGTCAGCCAGGGCAAAGGTCACCAAGTGCAGGACGACGAGATGCTGAGAAAG GTGACATTTGACCCAGAAGTGTTTTTTAACATTCTGCTGCCTCCTATAATCTTCCACGCTGGTTACAGTTTGAAAAGG AGACATTTTTTCAGAAACATCGGCTCCATTCTGGCTTACGCTTTCATGGGAACAGTCATTTCTTGCTTTATTATTGG GTTGATCATGTATGGCTGCGTGTCGTTCATTAAACTTGTTGGCCAGCTGGGAgaagatttttattttactgactGCCTTTTCTTTGGGGCCATCATTTCAGCAACAGACCCAG TGACCGTGTTGGCGATATTCAACGAATTGAAGGTTGATGTAGACCTTTATGCTTTACTCTTTGGGGAGAGCGTCCTCAATGATGCTGTGGCCATTGTTCTCTCCTC TTCTATAGTTGCTTACCGGCCTGCAGGTGACAACAGCCACAGCTTTGAGGCCATGGCCATGTTGAAATCTTTCGGCGTCTTCTTGGGTGTCTTCAGTGGATCCTTGGCTCTCGGAGTAGCCACTGGAGTCGTGACTGCTCTC GTGACCAAGTTCACCAAGCTCAGGGACTTCTCCTTGCTGGAgactgctttgtttttcctcatgtCCTGGAGCACCTTCCTGTTGGCTGAGGCCTGCGGGTTCACGG GTGTGGTGGCGGTGCTGTTCTGTGGGATCACTCAGGCTCACTACACCTACAACAACCTCTCCCCTGAATCTCAGGACAGAACCAAACAG TTGTTTGAGCTCCTGAACTTCCTGGCAGAGAACTTCATCTTCTCCTACATGGGTCTCACGCTCTTCTCCTTCCAGTCACATGTTTTTAACCCTTTGTTCATTATTGGAGCCTTT GTGGCAGTGTTTCTGGGCAGAGCCGCAAACATCTACCCTTTGTCTTTCCTGCTCAACTTGGGCCGTAAAAACAAGATCGGAGCCAACTTGCAGCACGTCATGATGTTTGCAG GACTGCGAGGAGCGATGGCCTTTGCTCTTGCTATACGAGACACAGAGACTTACGCCCGTCGGATGATGTTCTCTACCACCCTCCTCATCGTCTTCTTCACTGTCTGGGTGTGTGGCGGGGGCACCACGCCCATGCTGTCCTTTATGAGTATACC GGTGGGAGTGGACTCTGACCAAGAAGCCTCT AGCTCAGCAGTTACGGGTGGGACACAGCAAAGAAACACCAAACATGAAAGCGCCTGGCCCTTCAGGATCTGGTACAACTTTGACCACAA CTACCTGAAACCCCTGCTGACCCACAGTGGCCCTCCTCTCACTGCTACGCTGCCTTCCTGTTGCGGGCCACTTGCACGATGCCTCACCAGCCCTCAGGCCTACGAG AATGAAGGTCAACTTCACGACGATGACTCTGACTTCATCCTGAACGATGCCAACGTGAGCTCCATGTTTGCCGACGTCACCGTCAGCACGGACGCGTCTGGGTCGCACACCATCAACCGCAAGTGTTCGTCCACCAACAgcaccggcggcggcgcgtccgAGGAGGCTCTGGATCACGAGCTCTCCCTGACGGAGCACGAAGTAGCAATCAGGGGCACGCGCCTGGTCCTACCCATGGACGACCCGGTGGAGCCCCCGACCACCGTCaccctgccgccgccgccttctCCGCCTCGCTCCGACCCTCGCAGGCACAGATTATAG
- the snx12 gene encoding sorting nexin-12 isoform X1: protein MSEPAVADTRRLNSKPQDLTDAYGPPSNFLEIDVYDPQIVGVGRNRYTTYEVRMKTNLPIFKLKDSCVRRRYSDFEWLKNELERDSKIVVPPLPGKALKRQLPFRGDEGLFEESFLEERRAGLEQFINRIAGHPLAQNERCLHMFLQEESIDRNYIPGKRKPSAAPASCTFISTSRHNAGGNVRAVSTL, encoded by the exons ATGTCAGAGCCTGCGGTGGCCGACACTCGCCGGTTGAATTCCAAGCCCCAGGACCTGACGGATGCTTACGGTCCCCCCAGCAATTTTCTGGAAATAGACGTTTATGACCCACAAATCGTTGGAGTTGGTCGGAACCGTTACACAACTTACGAAGTTCGCATGAAG ACCAACCTTCCCATTTTCAAACTGAAGGATTCGTGTGTGAGAAGACGATACAGTGACTTTGAGTGGTTAAAGAATGAGCTGGAAAGAGACAGTAAG ATTGTAGTACCACCTCTACCGGGCAAAGCCCTGAAGAGACAGCTGCCGTTCCGCGGAGATGAGGGTCTTTTTGAGGAGTCTTTCcttgaggagaggagagcgggCTTGGAGCAGTTTATCAACAG AATTGCAGGTCACCCCTTGGCCCAGAATGAGCGCTGTCTTCACATGTTTCTGCAAGAGGAAAGCATCGACCGCAACTACATTCCCGGAAAA AGAAAACCGTCTGCTGCACCTGCCTCTTGTACATTTATTTCGACGTCACGTCATAACGCTGGTGGAAATGTCAGAGCAGTATCAACGCTGTAG